A single window of Syntrophotalea acetylenica DNA harbors:
- a CDS encoding RNA recognition motif domain-containing protein — MSKDLYVKNLPAEMTEEELRKLFSVAGKVSYIHMGTDTRSGQDRVYAYIKMASETEAKEAVLCLDEARIGNRQISVSIARAQNSAPEKDTAAPQKKVPFKPRGKPRK, encoded by the coding sequence ATGAGCAAAGATCTGTATGTCAAAAACCTACCCGCCGAAATGACCGAGGAAGAATTGCGTAAACTGTTTTCGGTGGCAGGCAAGGTTTCCTATATCCATATGGGAACGGATACCCGAAGCGGCCAGGACCGCGTCTATGCCTATATCAAAATGGCCAGTGAAACCGAAGCCAAAGAGGCTGTTTTATGCCTTGACGAAGCCCGCATCGGCAACCGCCAGATCTCGGTGAGTATTGCCAGGGCACAAAATTCCGCGCCAGAAAAAGATACAGCCGCCCCCCAAAAAAAGGTTCCGTTCAAACCACGGGGGAAGCCCCGCAAATAA
- a CDS encoding acyl-CoA thioesterase, which translates to MPHQPKKVSQSRVVLAQVAMPGDANPAGNVHGGSIMKLIDNAAGVVAMRHTRRNIVTASIDRLDFHCPVFVGNLIVLKASMNRVGNTSMEVGVRVEAENVMTGEVRHTASAYLTFVALDSNGCPTKVPDLIVETQEDERRLAEALARYAHRKRDKR; encoded by the coding sequence ATGCCTCATCAACCAAAAAAAGTTTCCCAGTCACGCGTCGTGCTGGCCCAGGTCGCCATGCCGGGCGATGCGAACCCGGCCGGCAACGTCCATGGCGGCTCGATCATGAAGCTGATCGACAATGCCGCCGGGGTGGTTGCCATGCGCCACACCCGCCGCAACATCGTCACGGCATCCATTGACAGGCTCGATTTTCACTGCCCGGTGTTCGTTGGCAATCTGATCGTTCTCAAAGCCAGCATGAACCGGGTCGGGAACACATCCATGGAAGTCGGCGTCCGGGTTGAAGCCGAAAATGTCATGACCGGCGAAGTAAGGCATACGGCGTCAGCCTACCTGACCTTTGTGGCGCTGGACAGTAATGGTTGTCCAACCAAGGTGCCTGACCTGATCGTAGAGACGCAGGAAGATGAGCGCCGCCTGGCCGAGGCCCTGGCCCGCTACGCACACCGAAAACGGGACAAGCGATAA